A stretch of the Sulfolobus acidocaldarius SUSAZ genome encodes the following:
- a CDS encoding glycine dehydrogenase subunit 1, with amino-acid sequence MEMHPWLPNLKYTEEMLKEIGVNDIMNLFSDVPQDLILKRKLNIPYDKPLSEYEISQRLNELKKKNLELKYPPFIGGGLCPHYIPEAVKFIMSRSEFYTAYTPYQPEISQGLLQAIYEYQSLMAELLEMEFVNASMYDWASAIAEAVLMAHRINRRKSVLLPSNMNPYHREVVKTWVYGKGIKINELPINSTSGQIDIEKLEQINTDDVSAIYIQQPNFYGIFEENIEYIVDFAKKKNIITIMGVSPLSLGLIKPPGEYGIDIAVGDGQEIGLPLNYGGPLMGIFAVRWDSQLVRQMPGRIVGLTKDEKGNRAFTLILQTREQFTRREKATSNITTNETLMAIGSAVYLSLLGKHGLRDLAEEIYVRSHYAKKKFEELGFKSPYSGEIFEEFVIQFPKNYNLIHSSLLNKGIHGGLQLNDYCALFCFTEVHTRVMIDELVKNIAEVV; translated from the coding sequence CATCCTTGGTTACCTAACTTAAAGTATACCGAGGAAATGCTTAAGGAAATAGGCGTTAATGACATTATGAATTTATTTTCTGACGTTCCTCAAGATTTGATACTTAAAAGGAAACTTAACATACCTTATGATAAACCTCTTTCCGAATACGAGATTTCCCAAAGGCTTAATGAACTGAAGAAGAAAAATCTAGAACTCAAATACCCTCCTTTTATAGGAGGGGGTCTATGCCCTCACTATATACCTGAGGCTGTAAAGTTCATTATGTCTAGATCGGAGTTTTATACTGCTTATACTCCGTATCAGCCTGAAATCTCTCAAGGTCTTCTGCAGGCAATTTATGAGTATCAAAGCCTTATGGCTGAATTATTAGAAATGGAGTTTGTAAATGCATCAATGTACGATTGGGCTAGTGCTATAGCAGAAGCTGTTCTGATGGCACATAGAATAAATCGGAGAAAGAGTGTGCTTTTGCCTTCAAATATGAATCCTTATCATAGAGAGGTAGTAAAGACATGGGTTTACGGTAAAGGTATCAAAATAAATGAATTGCCTATAAATTCTACATCTGGTCAAATAGATATTGAAAAATTAGAACAAATTAACACAGACGATGTATCTGCTATTTATATTCAGCAACCTAATTTTTACGGAATTTTTGAGGAAAACATAGAATATATAGTGGATTTCGCAAAGAAGAAAAATATAATAACTATTATGGGGGTGTCTCCATTATCTCTTGGTTTAATTAAGCCCCCAGGGGAATATGGTATTGACATAGCAGTAGGTGATGGACAAGAAATTGGATTACCACTAAACTATGGAGGTCCGCTTATGGGCATTTTTGCTGTAAGGTGGGACTCTCAACTAGTGAGACAAATGCCTGGTAGGATTGTTGGTTTAACAAAAGATGAAAAAGGGAATAGGGCTTTCACATTAATATTGCAAACAAGAGAACAGTTTACAAGAAGGGAGAAAGCCACATCAAATATAACTACAAATGAAACACTTATGGCAATAGGTTCAGCGGTCTATCTTTCGTTATTAGGTAAACATGGTCTAAGGGATCTAGCAGAAGAAATATATGTAAGAAGTCACTACGCCAAAAAGAAATTCGAGGAACTCGGTTTTAAATCTCCATATTCAGGGGAGATCTTTGAAGAATTTGTAATACAATTTCCTAAGAATTATAATTTGATCCATTCGAGTCTCTTAAATAAAGGAATACACGGGGGTTTACAGTTAAATGATTATTGTGCGTTATTTTGCTTTACTGAAGTCCATACAAGGGTTATGATTGATGAGCTAGTCAAAAATATAGCGGAGGTGGTTTGA